One region of Thunnus albacares chromosome 20, fThuAlb1.1, whole genome shotgun sequence genomic DNA includes:
- the LOC122971765 gene encoding myoferlin-like isoform X8, with the protein MLRVVVESAKGLPKKKLGSPDPIVSVIFKDEKKKTKSIDSELNPVWNEVLEFDLKGTPLDSSSYLDVIVKDYETIGKDKFLGSTKISLRDLASGQIRSLPSKNVPLVSESGQNIGATINLVVAYDPPANAAPNPNDPQGGDATVDAGGGGGDGGDEAAVDGNQSGSPGVPSSSGQPAKLRQRLARVQNRHRLVDKPQDFQIRVRIIEARQLPGNNIKPVVKVNVCGQTHRTRIKRGNNPFFDEIFFYNVHMLPSELFEQNISFRVYNSYSLRADSLMGEFKLDVGYVYDEPVHCVMRKWLLLNDPDDSSSGAKGYLKVSLFVVGAGDEPPEEKRESNDDQDDIESNLLLPAGVTLRWATLSLKVFRAEDIPQMDDAFVQTMKDFFGGEGNKKNLVDPFLEARFAGRKLCTQIMEKNANPEWNQVLNLHAKFPSMCERVKMTVFDWDRLTGNDAIGTTYLNLARIASSGGEIEEEHAGNGEIPSYEANTGESEVGFLPVFGPSYINLYGSPREFTGLPDPYEDLNYGKGEGVAYRGRILVEISTKLEGKVDKTVDTIHSDDILVAQKYQRRRKYCLCAVFHSATMIQEPGEPIQFEVSIGNYGNKLDTTCKPLASTTQYSCAVFDGNHYYYLPWAGTKPVVVVTSFWEDISHRLDTVNIILYITHRLQSNLEAFKTAISAKVSDNQLVEVWLKLLNQLIEDLESFPTPELEGRSNLTSLDIQLKKLRDSALITIKEGARRMREEAREIRDTLADIEAWADKLKLLAEEPQNSMPDVIIWMLRGEKRVAYSRIPAHQILYSTYSEQACGQDCGKTQTVFLQYPMDKNKGLKVPIKIRVNMWLGLSAHEKKFNSFSEGTFSVFAELYENQAQVFGKWGTTGLVGRHKFSDVTGKLKLKQEYFMPPRGWEWEDEWFIDPEKALLTEADAGHTEFMDEVFQNETRFPGGEWKAASEPFTDVNGEKSCNPGEFDCPPGWIWEDEWAVDVNRAVDDQGWEYGVTIPPDDKPRSWVPAEKVYHVHRRRRLVRPRKRAALPAGAAVERRDQGDPEGWEFSSLIGWKFHRKERSSDTFRRRRWRRKMAPEDRLGSAIFQLEGALGVDTEEREKGSKADATKLFGANTPTVSCFFDRSYMYHLRVYVYQARNLTSLDKDSFSDPYAHVSFLHVSKTTEKLQATLNPTWDQTLIFSDVEIHGDPQTLAHRPPDVVLEFYDYDQVGKDELLGRSVCVPLVKLNPGIDQTPKLLWHPIIQKGRQAGEALVAAELILKDKSGESDLPLVPPKRAENLYMVPQGIRPVVQLTAIEILAWGLRNMKSYQLATVSSPSLVVECGGHRVESAVIKNIKKSPNFPGSVLFIKVLLPKDEMYTPPIVLKVIDHRPFGRKPVVGQCTITSLEQFRCDPYVITAEGAMSSKMALMRASPAKHVAINMEENRPLLEAQEKETVDWWSKFYASTGEQEKCGPYLKKGYDTLKVYECELEDVPEFKGLTDFCNTFKLQRGKNENGDDDPSVVGEFKGSFKVYPLSDDPGVAPPPRQFRELPESGPQECLVRVYIVRAIDLQPKDNNGRCDPYMKISLGKNKIEDRDHYLPNTTSPVFGRMFEMTCFLPQDKDLKISVYDYDLLTRDEKVGETVIDLENRFLSRYNAYCGLPQSYCISGINQWRDQMKPSEILENLARLKGLSKPRTEDNGTSLTFNGKDYTLAQFEDNKEIHQHLGPARERLCLHVLRTQGLVPEHVETRTLYSTFQPNLSQGKLQMWVDVFPKSIGLPGGPFDITPRKPKKYFLRVVIWNTTDVTLDETSITGEHMSDIYVKGWMPGMEEDKQKTDVHYRSLDGDGNFNWRFVFDFDFLPAEQLCLVSKKENFWSLDKTEFRIPPKLIVQIWDNDKFSLDDYLGTLELDLRNLIPPAKTPEKCSLKMMDVLEMEVPHKMENAKSLFAQQSVRGWWPCSIEQDGKKALGGKVEMTLEIVSEADSDEKPAGRGRDEPNMNPKLDPPKRPETSFFWFTNPCKTMKFIVWRRFRCLFIGLIILFIVLLFLAILLYSLPNYISMKIVNPLR; encoded by the exons ATTCCTTGGGTCAACCAAAATCTCTTTGAGAGACCTTGCGTCTGGTCAAATTAGATCACTGCCGTCCAAAAATGTTCCATTGGTCAGTGAGAGTGGACAGAATATTGGA GCTACAATCAACCTTGTAGTTGCCTATGATCCTCCAGCCAATGCTGCACCAAACCCCAATGACCCTCAAGGAGGAGATGCCACAGTGGATGCTG gtggcggtggtggtgacGGGGGAGATGAGGCCGCAGTTGATGGGAACCAAAGCGGCTCTCCAGGGGTCCCCTCGTCCTCTGGTCAGCCCGCTAAACTCCGCCAGCGGCTTGCCAGGGTGCAGAATCGCCACCGACTAGTCGATAAACCTCAGGACTTccag ATCCGTGTCCGGATCATCGAGGCCCGTCAGTTGCCTGGCAACAACATCAAACCAGTGGTGAAGGTGAATGTGTGTGGTCAGACCCACAGGACCAGGATCAAGAGGGGAAACAACCCTTTCTTTGATGAG aTATTCTTCTACAATGTCCACATGCTACCATCAGAATTGTTTGAACAGAACATCAGCTTTCGG GTGTATAACTCCTATTCATTGAGGGCTGACAGTCTCATGGGAGAATTCAAG CTGGACGTTGGTTATGTTTATGACGAACCAG TCCACTGTGTCATGAGGAAATGGCTTCTCTTGAATGACCCAGATGACTCCAGCTCTGGGGCTAAAGGCTACCTCAAAGTCAGCCTCTTTGTAGTGGGGGCTGGGGACGAGCCTCCG GAGGAGAAAAGGGAGTCTAATGATGACCAGGATGACATAGAAAGCAacctgctgctgccagctggtGTCACTCTGCGATGGGCTACACTGTCGCTGAAggtgttcagagctgaagacaTTCCCCAGA tgGATGACGCATTCGTCCAGACAATGAAAGACTTTTTTGGAGGAGAGGGAAACAAGAAGAACCTAGTGGATCCCTTCTTAGAAGCTCGTTTTGCTGGCAGAAAG CTGTGCACTCAGATCATGGAGAAGAATGCAAACCCTGAGTGGAACCAAGTGTTGAACCTCCATGCCAAG TTCCCCTCTATGTGTGAGCGTGTCAAAATGACAGTCTTTGATTG GGATCGTTTGACTGGAAATGATGCTATTGGCACCACGTACCTGAACCTGGCCAGGATAGCTTCCTCTGGTGGAGAGATAGAAG AGGAACATGCTGGAAATGGGGAAATACCGTCATATGAAG CGAACACAGGAGAGTCTGAAGTGGGTTTCCTGCCCGTCTTTGGGCCCAGCTATATCAACCTGTATGGCAGCCCCAGAGAGTTCACCGGCCTGCCAGATCCCTATGAAGATCTCAATTATGGAAAG GGAGAAGGAGTGGCCTACAGGGGCAGGATCCTGGTCGAGATATCCACTAAGCTAGAGGGGAAAGTGGACAAAACCGTAGACACCATCCACAGTGATGACATCCTGGTGGCGCAG AAGtaccagaggaggaggaagtacTGTCTGTGTGCGGTCTTCCACAGCGCCACCATGATACAAGAACCTGGAGAACCAATACAGTTTGAAGTCAGCATCGGTAACTACGGTAACAAACTGGACACCACCTGCAAACCACTGGCTTCCACCACTCAGTATAGCTGTGCTGTATTTGATG GTAACCACTATTACTACCTTCCCTGGGCGGGTACCAAGCCGGTGGTTGTGGTTACCTCATTCTGGGAGGATATCAGCCACCGTCTGGACACTGTCAACATCATCCTCTACATTACTCACCGCCTG CAATCCAACCTGGAGGCATTTAAAACTGCTATTTCAGCTAAAGTGTCTGACAACCAACTTGTAGAGGTGTGGCTGAAGTTGCTCAATCAGCTGATTGAAGACTTAGAAAG TTTCCCAACACCTGAGCTGGAGGGCCGATCCAACCTGACATCTCTGGACATCCAGTTAAAGAAGCTGCGAGACAGTGCCTTGATCACCATCAAGGAAGGAGCCAGACGCATGAGAGAGGAGGCCAGAGAGATCAGAGACACTCTGGCTGACATAGAAGCCTGGGCGGACAAACTTAAACTGCTGGCTGAGGAG CCTCAGAACAGCATGCCTGACGTGATCATCTGGATGTTGCGGGGTGAGAAGAGGGTGGCCTACAGTCGCATCCCTGCTCACCAAATCCTGTACTCCACATACAGTGAGCAGGCTTGTGGACAAGACTGTGGCAAGACACAGACTGTCTTTTTACAG TACCCCATGGACAAGAACAAGGGCTTGAAGGTGCCAATTAAGATTAGAGTGAACATGTGGCTGGGTTTGTCTGCACATGAGAAGAAGTTCAACTCTTTTTCGGAGGGAACCTTCAGCGTGTTTGCTGAGCTG TATGAGAACCAGGCCCAGGTATTTGGGAAGTGGGGAACCACAGGACTGGTGGGACGCCACAAATTCTCAGATGTAACAGGCAAACTGAAGCTGAAACAAGAGTACTTCATGCCCCCCAGAGGATGGGAGTGGGAGGACGAATGGTTCATTGACCCAGAGAAGGC tcTGTTGACAGAGGCAGATGCAGGACACACTGAATTCATGGATGAGGTGTTCCAAAATGAGACTCGCTTCCCTGGTGGAGAGTGGAAGGCTGCCTCTGAGCCCTTCACCGATGTG AATGGAGAAAAGAGCTGCAACCCTGGAGAGTTTGATTGTCCTCCAGGTTGGATTTGGGAGGACGAGTGGGCTGTTGATGTCAACAGAGCCGTGGATGATCAAG GCTGGGAGTACGGGGTGACCATTCCTCCAGATGACAAGCCTCGGTCCTGGGTCCCTGCAGAGAAAGTGTACCATGTCCACCGCAGGAGAAGGCTGGTCCGACCTCGCAAGAGGGCTGCACTCCCTGCAGGAGCAGCTGTGGAG AGACGAGACCAAGGAGACCCAGAGGGCTGGGAATTCTCTTCACTGATTGGCTGGAAGTTCCACAGGAAGGAGCGTTCTTCAGATACGTTTCGTCGAAGGCGCTGGAGGCGGAAGATGGCACCAGAGGACCGCCTTGGATCTGCCATCTTCCAACTGGAAGGGGCGTTG GGTGTTgatacagaggagagagagaaaggctcCAAGGCCGACGCCACAAAATTGTTTGGTGCCAACACGCCCACTGTGTCCTGCTTCTTTGACA GGTCATATATGTACCATCTGCGTGTCTATGTCTATCAAGCAAGAAACTTGACATCTTTGGACAAAGACAGTTTTTCTG ATCCATATGCACACGTGTCCTTCCTGCATGTTAGTAAGACAACAGAGAAGCTGCAAGCAACGCTGAACCCAACCTGGGACCAAACTCTGATTTTCAGTGATGTGGAGATTCATGGAGATCCACAGACTTTGGCTCATCGCCCCCCTGATGTTGTACTGGAGTTCTACGACTATGACCAAGTG GGGAAGGATGAGCTGCTGGGCCGCAGTGTTTGTGTCCCACTGGTGAAGTTGAATCCAGGAATAGATCAGACACCCAAACTGCTGTGGCACCCCATCATCCAGAAGGGGCGTCAGGCAGGAGAGGCACTTGTGGCTGCTGAACTCATCCTTAAAGACAAG tcAGGCGAGTCAGATCTTCCCCTGGTTCCCCCAAAGAGAGCAGAGAATCTCTACATGGTTCCCCAGGGCATCCGGCCTGTTGTGCAGCTCACAGCAATAGAG ATTCTAGCGTGGGGCTTGAGGAACATGAAGTCATACCAGCTGGCCACAGTGTCCTCACCCAGCCTGGTGGTGGAGTGTGGAGGACATAGGGTGGAGTCAGCCGTCATCAAGAACATTAAAAAGAGCCCCAACTTCCCCGGCTCTGTCCTCTTCATCAAAGTG CTCCTTCCAAAGGATGAGATGTACACACCTCCCATTGTGCTGAAGGTGATCGACCACCGTCCATTTGGCAGGAAGCCCGTGGTGGGTCAGTGCACCATCACATCTCTGGAGCAGTTCAGATGCGACCCCTACGTCATCACTGCAGAGGGAGCCATGTCTTCCAAAA TGGCTCTCATGAGGGCATCTCCTGCCAAACATGTTGCTATCAACATGGAAGAAAACAGACCACTGCTAGAAGCTCAG GAAAAAGAGACAGTTGATTGGTGGAGTAAATTTTACGCATCAACTGGAGAGCAGGAGAAATGCGGCCCTTACCTCAAGAAAGGATATGACACCCTCAAA GTGTATGAGTGTGAACTGGAGGATGTCCCAGAATTCAAAGGGCTGACTGATTTCTGCAACACCTTCAAACTGCAGCGAGGCAAGAATGAAAACGGGGATGACGACCCCTCTGTTGTTGGAGAGTTCAAG GGTTCATTCAAAGTGTACCCTCTGTCAGATGACCCAGGTGTTGCTCCTCCTCCCCGTCAATTCAGAGAGCTGCCAGAAAGCGGGCCTCAGGAGTGTCTGGTCAGGGTTTACATAGTCAGGGCCATAGACCTGCAACCCAAAGACAATAACGGAAGA TGTGATCCATACATGAAAATATCACTGGGAAAGAACAAGATTGAAGACAGAGACCATTATTTGCCCAACACCACCAGCCCTGTGTTTGGAAG gaTGTTTGAGATGACGTGTTTCCTGCCCCAGGACAAGGACTTGAAAATCTCTGTGTATGACTATGATCTCCTGACCCGCGATGAGAAAGTTGGTGAGACGGTGATTGACCTGGAGAACCGCTTCCTGTCCCGGTATAATGCCTACTGTGGCCTGCCGCAAAGCTACTGCAT TTCTGGTATCAACCAGTGGCGTGACCAGATGAAGCCGTCTGAGATCCTGGAGAACCTGGCTCGTCTAAAAGGCCTGTCCAAACCCAGGACTGAAGACAATGGCACATCACTAACCTTCAATGGAAAAGATTACACGCTGGCTCAGTTTG AGGACAACAAGGAAATTCATCAGCACTTGGGTCCAGCCAGAGAACGACTCTGTCTGCACGTGCTCAGAACACAGGGACTTGTCCCTGAACATGTGGAGACCAGGACCCTCTACAGCACCTTCCAGCCAAATCTCTCTCAG GGAAAGCTTCAGATGTGGGTGGATGTTTTCCCCAAAAGCATCGGCCTGCCTGGAGGTCCTTTTGACATCACACCACGCAAGCCTAAGAA GTATTTCCTGCGTGTTGTCATCTGGAACACCACAGATGTGACTCTGGATGAGACCAGCATCACTGGAGAACACATGAGTGACATCTACGTCAAAGG CTGGATGCCAGGCATGGAGGAGGACAAGCAGAAGACTGATGTTCATTACAGGTCTCTGGACGGAGACGGCAACTTTAATTGGAGGTTTGTCTTTGACTTCGACTTCCTGCCAGCGGAGCAACTTTGCCTTGTGTCCAAGAAG GAGAACTTTTGGAGTCTTGACAAAACCGAGTTCAGGATTCCCCCCAAGCTGATTGTTCAGATATGGGATAACGACAAATTCTCACTGGATGATTACCTTG GTACACTGGAGCTGGATTTGCGTAACCTGATTCCTCCTGCAAAGACCCCAGAGAAGTGTTCTCTGAAGATGATGGATGTTCTGGAAATGGAAGTTCCACACAAGATGGAGAATGCCAAGTCTCTTTTTGCTCAACAGTCAGTCAGAGGCTGGTGGCCCTGTTCCATCGAACAGGACGGGAAGAAGGCCTTAGGT GGCAAAGTGGAGATGACATTGGAGATTGTCAGTGAAGCAGATTCAGATGAGAAACCGGCAGGAAGAGGCAGGGACGAACCCAACATGAACCCAAAACTGGACCCTCCGAA GCGCCCAGAAACATCTTTCTTTTGGTTCACCAACCCCTGTAAGACCATGAAGTTCATTGTGTGGCGAAGGTTCAGGTGCCTCTTCATCGGACTCATCATTCTCTTCATAGTGCTTCTCTTCCTCGCCATCCTGTTGTACTCTTTACCG AACTACATCTCCATGAAGATAGTGAATCCACTAAGATAA